The proteins below are encoded in one region of Drosophila santomea strain STO CAGO 1482 chromosome 2R, Prin_Dsan_1.1, whole genome shotgun sequence:
- the LOC120444472 gene encoding conserved oligomeric Golgi complex subunit 5: MVTGDPGATKSSNAAASDDDDYTASMSHLTIGQQIQELSKQLQNTKEELHQQVRDKHGALLQQATHAGRFDAALNALSEDVQRVRETGHRLKNQVDTQYQQVENQTQVLGRLHDVSHLLRSAGTLLNLTAKLKGTKDVLRLAEIHFELGQLIEDKELKDIDFIQQERAYVISSAQKIRNLTQMQLVTGLQERNENQVVNALKIFMNFNTLEKSLENLLATFIADMEQSLKECFAGNDISVLNKSPTHSVSKPGPSRGPGKTPQLTTTQNFRAKFWKSLHWLLYDELFETCTQIKLLKTALEQINQFGYTSELSDQCIPQRFWQQVQQLLRKSFDECPQHVTQTLQEGLSKLLTSARGLEQRLHGEFQFDNELFAPLEVGYVSKCAANFKACLAGVDLPGNETVDNFIRVASAELSAALIDSHLTNAIANVFAACGKELCTKLEAQIKLGADSKQVVDLPNLQQQQNTQLANVLYYYKDSVRRMLTDLQVQFEKTPGTARNIISRSLEQADLLIGTILQQIMESIITTISIIVLSMHREPGLNSERMSTTGPSMYMKELQEFVNRSWSHHIALFDDKLMTKKCGHELAKRCIELFLHNVCILRPLSSSGRQRLKQDCQHMEQALKPLCPNLAELGKPSRLLRAMSLLIVQTAEELVKQTIGEDSLVPSYIVLLLLFGHAGADLQSPHTTANWSNERLIEWLDGHTAEREKLELISGALQRYRDNARRKNIQQYDEVYPMMVEYFEQALKAIP, translated from the exons ATGGTGACTGGAGACCCGGGAGCAACAAAGTCCTCAAACGCCGCTGCTTCAGATGATGACGACTACACCGCATCCATGTCTCACCTGACCATTGGCCAGCAAATCCAGGAGTTGTCAAAACAACTGCAAAACACAAAGGAGGAGCTGCACCAGCAAGTGCGGGACAAGCACGGAGCTCTACTGCAGCAGGCCACTCACGCAGGACGCTTCGATGCGGCCCTAAATGCGCTTTCCGAGGATGTGCAGCGGGTCAGGGAAACTGGACACCGGCTGAAGAACCAGGTGGACACGCAGTACCAGCAGGTGGAGAACCAAACGCAAGTGCTAGGGCGTCTGCACGATGTCAGTCACCTGCTACGCTCGGCGGGCACATTACTGAACCTCACGGCCAAACTAAAAGGGACCAAGGATGTCTTACGCCTGGCCGAAATCCACTTTGAGTTGGGCCAACTTATCGAGGACAAGGAGCTGAAGGACATTGATTTTATCCAGCAGGAGCGAGCTTATGTGATCAGCTCTGCTCAGAAGATAAGAAACCTCACGCAGATGCAGTTGGTTACTGGGCTCCAGGAGCGCAATGAAAATCAAGTCGTTAATGCTTTGAAG ATCTTTATGAATTTTAATACGCTCGAAAAATCGCTGGAGAACCTATTGGCTACCTTTATTGCCGACATGGAGCAATCTCTTAAAGAGTGCTTTGCTGGCAACGATATATCTGTGCTGAACAAGTCGCCGACGCATAGCGTGAGCAAACCAGGTCCCTCGAGGGGACCGGGAAAAACTCCTCAGTTGACAACTACTCAAAACTTCCGGGCCAAGTTCTGGAAATCTCTTCACTGGCTGCTTTATGATGAACTTTTTGAGACTTGCACGCAAATCAAGCTGCTTAAAACGGCTCTCGAGCAGATCAACCAGTTTGGTTATACATCAGAATTATCTGATCAGTGCATTCCGCAGCGTTTTTggcagcaggtgcagcagctCCTGCGGAAATCCTTTGACGAATGCCCCCAACATGTCACCCAGACCCTTCAGGAGGGACTCTCGAAGCTCCTTACCTCCGCTCGTGGCTTGGAGCAGCGTCTGCATGGCGAGTTTCAGTTTGACAACGAGCTATTTGCTCCCCTGGAAGTGGGCTACGTCAGCAAGTGTGCTGCCAACTTTAAAGCCTGTCTAGCGGGAGTTGATTTACCCGGCAACGAAACTGTTGACAATTTCATTCGTGTAGCTTCAGCAGAGCTCAGTGCTGCTTTGATCGACTCCCATCTCACGAATGCCATAGCAAATGTTTTTGCAGCCTGCGGAAAAGAATTGTGCACAAAACTAGAGGCTCAAATCAAGCTGGGAGCGGATTCTAAGCAGGTCGTGGATCTGCCCaacctgcagcagcagcaaaacacTCAGCTGGCGAATGTTCTTTATTACTATAAGGATTCAGTGCGTCGCATGCTTACTGATCTTCAAGTGCAATTTGAAAAGACACCGGGAACAGCCAGGAATATTATATCCCGATCCTTGGAACAGGCTGATTTGCTGATCGGCACCATTCTACAGCAGATAATGGAGTCGATTATTACCACGATTAGCATCATTGTATTGAGTATGCACAGGGAGCCCGGATTGAACTCGGAGAGGATGTCTACCACAGGTCCGTCGATGTACATGAAGGAACTGCAG GAGTTTGTCAACCGATCCTGGTCGCATCACATCGCCCTGTTCGATGACAAGCTGATGACAAAAAAGTGTGGACACGAACTGGCCAAACGTTGCATAGAGCTGTTCCTGCACAACGTGTGCATTCTGCGACCTCTGAGCTCCTCCGGAAGGCAGCGTTTGAAGCAAGACTGCCAGCACATGGAGCAGGCTCTGAAACCGCTTTGCCCTAATCTCGCCGAGCTGGGCAAGCCCTCGCGTCTGCTAAGAGCCATGTCCTTGCTGATCGTTCAAACGGCCGAGGAGCTGGTGAAGCAGACAATCGGGGAGGACTCTCTAGTACCCAGTTATatagtgctgctgctgctctttgGACACGCTGGAGCGGATCTGCAGTCGCCACACACCACGGCCAACTGGTCCAACGAACGTCTGATTGAATGGCTGGATGGGCACACGGCTGAACGGGAGAAACTGGAGCTGATCTCCGGTGCACTGCAGCGGTATCGGGACAATGCCAGGCGGAAGAATATTCAGCAGTACGACGAAGTTTACCCCATGATGGTGGAGTATTTTGAACAGGCCTTGAAGGCAATTCCATAA